A window from Helicobacter pylori NQ4053 encodes these proteins:
- a CDS encoding RecB-like helicase: protein MDTKRQCMALKASAGSGKTFALSVRFLALLFKGANPSEILTLTFTKKATAEMKERILDYLKILQQENLESEKEKSQNILKELEEKYHLDPSLVRNSAQKIYQRFLNAEIRISTIDAFFQSILRKFCWFVGLSANFEVNEDTEAHQRQLNEGFLSALNNEQLEELSVFIAQCLSYDNYTSDSILERLRFLKNKLYLFDPNKREPAFDEEGFLEKLRSLNEQIQSIETASDRAKTAIKCDSFRGFLNSSLTWLEKKSEYQSFKKLKSEIPTLESECKEIENDLKRYYEAKETAIFKKFPKFIQLYDNATSKIQALDFDAIKDKVHVLLNGYEEMPAEFFYFRLDSKIAHILIDEFQDTSLNDYKILAPFIDEIKAGIGQAKWHRSVFFVGDVKQSIYAFRGSFSSLFESVSKDFYHDNLQFNHRSAPLIINYVNTIFKKAYQNSPTAYLEQKYPKASNNKHVTDGYVKVSLVADERELLLEQILQEAQNLLDHRIDPKDITILCATNDDALEIKNYLQEYLSAICPSTESSARLSQFVESKIIKNALKYALAEEPYKPFYKHSVLKLAGYLHDDAIVLPSFNPKKESVASFVWKIMELFELYEEPAQICLELAIGCEDADGFLEKLEAKAIASFNLKGAQIMTIHKSKGMQFPYVIVCERLGKPNSSHSNQLLEEYDGAELLRLYYRMKNREVVDKDYARALNKEEAAKDHEEINVYYVAFTRAELGLIVVAKDKKESKKESKNKTMHEKLDLLPLEEGEIMPVISPQKEPLITSALIKPHAYGEQVQEIEEEPDSDYEKNNDQEAINFGIALHKGLEYQYAYNIPKKSVLEYLNYHHGFYGLDHQALEESLELFENDAEIQALFKNHALKGEAAFLFEGVVSRIDVLLWDRGQNLYVLDYKSSQNYQQSHKAQVSHYAEFLRTQAPHFKIQAGIIYAHKRLLEKLWV, encoded by the coding sequence ATGGATACAAAAAGACAATGCATGGCTTTAAAGGCTTCAGCAGGGAGCGGGAAGACTTTCGCTTTGAGCGTGCGGTTTTTAGCCCTATTGTTTAAGGGGGCTAATCCTAGCGAGATTTTAACGCTCACTTTCACTAAAAAAGCCACCGCCGAAATGAAAGAGCGCATTTTAGACTATTTAAAAATTTTGCAACAAGAAAACCTTGAGAGCGAAAAAGAAAAATCCCAAAATATCCTAAAAGAATTAGAAGAAAAATACCATTTAGACCCTAGCTTGGTGCGAAATAGCGCTCAAAAAATCTACCAACGCTTTTTAAACGCTGAAATCAGAATCAGCACCATTGATGCGTTTTTTCAAAGCATTTTAAGGAAATTTTGCTGGTTTGTGGGGTTGAGCGCGAATTTTGAAGTCAATGAAGACACAGAAGCACACCAACGACAACTTAATGAGGGTTTTTTGAGCGCTTTAAATAACGAACAGCTTGAAGAATTGAGCGTTTTTATCGCTCAATGCTTAAGTTATGATAATTACACAAGCGATTCCATTTTAGAGCGGTTGCGTTTTTTAAAAAACAAGCTCTATTTATTTGATCCTAATAAGAGAGAGCCTGCATTTGATGAAGAGGGTTTTTTAGAAAAACTAAGGAGCTTAAACGAACAAATTCAAAGCATAGAAACAGCGTCAGATAGGGCTAAAACAGCCATTAAATGCGATAGTTTTAGGGGATTTTTAAACAGCTCTTTAACCTGGCTTGAAAAAAAGAGCGAATATCAATCTTTCAAAAAACTTAAAAGTGAAATCCCCACTTTAGAGAGCGAATGCAAAGAGATTGAAAACGATTTAAAACGCTATTATGAAGCCAAAGAAACCGCAATATTTAAAAAATTCCCTAAATTCATCCAGCTTTATGATAACGCCACTTCTAAAATCCAAGCCTTAGATTTTGATGCGATTAAAGATAAGGTTCATGTCTTATTGAATGGTTATGAAGAAATGCCGGCGGAGTTTTTTTATTTCAGGTTGGACAGCAAGATCGCGCACATTTTGATTGATGAATTTCAAGACACGAGCTTGAACGATTATAAGATTTTAGCCCCTTTTATTGATGAGATTAAAGCCGGGATAGGGCAAGCTAAATGGCACAGGAGCGTGTTTTTTGTGGGCGATGTCAAGCAGAGCATTTATGCCTTTAGGGGGAGTTTTAGCTCCTTATTTGAAAGCGTTTCTAAGGATTTTTACCACGATAATTTACAATTCAACCACCGCAGTGCGCCTTTAATCATTAATTACGTGAACACCATTTTTAAAAAAGCTTATCAAAATTCCCCCACCGCTTATTTGGAGCAAAAATACCCTAAAGCTTCCAACAATAAACATGTTACAGACGGCTATGTTAAAGTCTCTTTAGTGGCTGATGAAAGAGAATTGTTATTAGAACAAATCTTACAAGAAGCTCAAAACCTTTTAGATCATCGTATTGATCCTAAAGACATTACCATTTTATGCGCCACTAATGACGACGCTTTAGAAATCAAAAATTATTTGCAAGAGTATTTGAGCGCAATTTGCCCAAGCACGGAATCTAGCGCGAGATTGTCTCAATTTGTAGAGTCTAAAATCATTAAGAACGCTTTAAAATACGCTTTAGCGGAAGAACCTTACAAGCCCTTTTATAAGCACAGCGTTTTAAAACTCGCCGGATACTTGCATGATGATGCGATCGTTCTACCCAGTTTTAACCCCAAAAAAGAGAGCGTGGCAAGCTTTGTGTGGAAAATTATGGAATTGTTTGAGCTTTATGAAGAGCCTGCACAAATCTGCTTGGAATTAGCCATTGGGTGCGAAGACGCCGATGGATTTTTAGAAAAATTAGAAGCTAAAGCGATCGCTTCTTTCAATTTAAAAGGTGCTCAAATCATGACCATTCACAAATCTAAAGGCATGCAATTCCCTTATGTGATCGTGTGCGAACGCTTGGGCAAGCCTAATTCAAGCCATTCCAATCAACTCCTTGAAGAATATGACGGCGCAGAGCTTCTTCGCCTTTATTACAGAATGAAAAATCGTGAGGTCGTGGATAAAGATTACGCTAGGGCTTTAAATAAAGAAGAAGCGGCTAAAGATCATGAAGAAATTAATGTGTATTATGTCGCATTCACTAGGGCTGAGTTAGGGCTGATTGTCGTGGCCAAAGACAAAAAAGAAAGCAAAAAAGAAAGCAAAAACAAAACAATGCACGAAAAATTGGATCTTTTGCCTTTAGAAGAGGGAGAAATTATGCCGGTTATTTCTCCACAAAAAGAGCCTTTAATTACAAGTGCTCTCATCAAGCCCCATGCCTATGGCGAGCAAGTCCAAGAAATAGAAGAAGAGCCAGATAGCGATTATGAAAAGAATAACGACCAGGAAGCGATCAACTTTGGTATCGCCTTGCACAAGGGATTAGAATACCAATACGCTTATAACATTCCTAAAAAAAGCGTTTTAGAATATTTAAACTACCATCATGGTTTTTATGGTTTGGATCATCAAGCGTTAGAAGAGAGTTTAGAGCTTTTTGAAAACGATGCAGAAATACAAGCTCTTTTTAAAAATCATGCCTTAAAGGGCGAAGCGGCTTTTTTATTTGAAGGGGTTGTGTCTAGGATTGATGTTTTATTGTGGGATAGGGGGCAAAATTTGTATGTTTTAGATTACAAAAGCTCTCAAAATTACCAGCAAAGCCATAAAGCGCAAGTGTCTCATTACGCTGAGTTTTTGCGAACTCAAGCCCCCCATTTTAAGATACAAGCGGGCATTATTTACGCTCATAAAAGACTGCTTGAAAAATTATGGGTTTGA
- a CDS encoding FtsW/RodA/SpoVE family cell cycle protein translates to MTTDRNLFFCASLLIFLGVLMSYSLSTYTTVVLYHYGEFHFFIRQLVSAIIGIVIMWGLSRVDPSKWFSRLGFFLLFVPSLLIIGMFFLPESLSSSAGGAKRWIRLGFFSLAPLEFLKIGFTFFLAWSLSRTFVAKEKANVKEELITFVPYSVVFVALAIGVGVLQNDLGQIVLLGAVLAVLLVFSGGSAHLFGLIVSGALAISVLAIVTSEHRILRLKLWWSNLQNSLFTLLPDRLANALRISDLPESYQVFHAGNAMHNGGLLGQGLGLGQIKLGFLSEVHTDMVLAGIAEEWGFLGLCVCFILFSVLIVLIFRIANRLKEPKYSLFCVGVVLLIGFSLVINAFGVGGIFPVKGLAVPFLSYGGSSLLANCIAIGLVLSLARYIKG, encoded by the coding sequence ATGACTACAGACAGAAACCTGTTTTTTTGCGCTTCGCTATTGATTTTTTTGGGGGTATTGATGAGCTATTCGCTCTCAACTTACACCACAGTGGTGCTGTATCATTATGGGGAATTCCATTTTTTCATACGCCAGCTTGTGAGTGCGATCATAGGGATTGTTATCATGTGGGGGTTGTCTAGGGTTGATCCTAGCAAGTGGTTTAGCCGTTTGGGGTTTTTTCTCCTTTTTGTCCCATCATTACTCATTATTGGCATGTTTTTTTTGCCAGAAAGTCTTTCTAGTAGTGCTGGGGGGGCGAAGCGCTGGATTCGTTTGGGGTTTTTCTCTCTAGCGCCTTTGGAGTTTTTAAAGATTGGTTTCACCTTTTTTCTTGCGTGGAGTTTGTCTCGCACCTTTGTGGCAAAAGAAAAGGCTAATGTCAAAGAAGAACTCATCACTTTTGTGCCTTATTCGGTGGTGTTTGTAGCCTTAGCGATTGGGGTGGGGGTTTTGCAAAACGATTTGGGGCAGATTGTTCTTTTGGGGGCGGTTTTAGCGGTGTTATTGGTCTTTTCTGGGGGGAGTGCGCATTTATTTGGCTTGATTGTTTCAGGGGCACTTGCGATTAGCGTTTTAGCGATTGTTACAAGCGAACATAGGATTTTACGCCTAAAATTGTGGTGGTCTAATTTGCAAAATTCGCTTTTCACGCTCTTGCCGGATAGATTAGCGAACGCTCTTAGAATAAGCGACTTGCCCGAATCCTATCAAGTCTTTCATGCAGGCAATGCCATGCATAATGGGGGGTTATTGGGGCAAGGGCTTGGGCTAGGGCAAATCAAGCTTGGGTTTTTGAGCGAAGTGCATACGGACATGGTCTTAGCTGGGATCGCCGAAGAATGGGGTTTTTTGGGGTTATGCGTTTGTTTTATTTTGTTTTCTGTTTTGATTGTTTTGATTTTTAGGATCGCTAACCGCTTGAAAGAGCCAAAATATTCGCTATTTTGCGTGGGCGTGGTGTTACTAATAGGGTTTTCTTTGGTGATCAACGCCTTTGGGGTGGGTGGGATTTTTCCGGTTAAGGGCCTAGCGGTGCCGTTTTTGAGCTATGGAGGGAGTTCGCTTTTAGCGAATTGCATCGCTATAGGGCTTGTTCTAAGCCTAGCGCGATACATTAAGGGCTAA
- the flgC gene encoding flagellar basal body rod protein FlgC, whose translation MFLSSFDISGYGLSAQRLRANLISSNIANANTTRTSEGGPYRRQEAVFRAFDFNEVLNQKIAQNNQITPYEDPLDEGDDNPLIPITSVVVDKIVRDDSEPLMKYDPSHPDANAQGYVAYPNVNAVVEMADLVEATRAYQANVAAFQSAKNMAQNAIGMLQT comes from the coding sequence ATGTTTTTATCTTCTTTTGATATTAGCGGTTATGGCTTGTCCGCCCAACGCTTAAGGGCTAATTTGATTTCTTCTAATATCGCTAACGCTAACACCACACGCACGAGCGAAGGAGGCCCTTATAGGAGGCAAGAAGCGGTGTTTAGGGCTTTTGATTTCAACGAGGTTTTAAACCAAAAAATCGCCCAAAACAATCAAATTACCCCCTATGAAGACCCCTTAGATGAAGGCGATGATAACCCCTTAATCCCCATTACAAGCGTGGTGGTGGATAAGATTGTGCGCGATGATAGCGAGCCGTTGATGAAATACGATCCCAGCCACCCTGACGCTAACGCTCAAGGCTATGTGGCTTACCCCAATGTGAATGCGGTGGTTGAAATGGCGGACTTAGTGGAAGCGACTAGAGCCTATCAGGCCAATGTTGCAGCCTTTCAAAGCGCTAAAAACATGGCGCAAAACGCGATTGGCATGTTACAAACATGA
- the rpsB gene encoding 30S ribosomal protein S2, which produces MVTMKDLLECGVHFGHQTRRWNPKTKKFIFGVRKNIHIIDLQKTLRYFRYTYNIVRDASAQGKSIMFVGTKKQANETLKEFAESIQVPYVNYRWLGGMLTNFSTIRKSVRKLEIIEEMENSGQIDLLTKKEKLMILRKKEKLDKYLGGVRHMKKIPDMIFVIDVAKEKIAVAEARKLHIPIVAPLDTNCDPDLVDYPIPGNDDAIRSIRLFCKEMSEAILEGRELMQEEIVHADENSEEIEFVSNEEKEEMLAEIQKEITQGAE; this is translated from the coding sequence ATGGTAACCATGAAAGATTTATTAGAATGCGGTGTGCATTTTGGACACCAAACAAGGCGTTGGAACCCTAAAACCAAAAAATTCATTTTTGGCGTTAGGAAAAATATCCATATTATTGATTTGCAAAAAACCTTGCGCTACTTTAGATACACCTATAATATCGTGCGCGATGCGAGCGCTCAAGGCAAGAGCATCATGTTTGTAGGCACTAAAAAACAAGCCAATGAGACTTTGAAAGAATTTGCTGAAAGCATTCAAGTCCCTTATGTCAATTACCGCTGGCTTGGTGGCATGCTGACTAATTTTAGCACCATTAGAAAATCGGTGAGAAAATTAGAAATCATTGAAGAAATGGAAAATAGCGGTCAAATTGATCTATTGACTAAAAAAGAAAAACTCATGATCTTAAGGAAAAAAGAAAAGTTGGATAAATATCTTGGCGGGGTGCGCCACATGAAAAAAATCCCTGATATGATTTTTGTGATTGATGTGGCTAAAGAAAAAATCGCTGTCGCTGAAGCAAGGAAACTCCATATCCCTATCGTGGCTCCCTTAGACACTAACTGCGACCCTGATTTAGTGGATTACCCCATTCCTGGAAATGACGATGCGATCCGCTCTATTAGGCTATTTTGTAAAGAAATGAGCGAAGCGATTTTAGAGGGGCGAGAACTCATGCAAGAAGAAATTGTCCATGCGGATGAAAATAGCGAAGAGATAGAGTTCGTGAGCAATGAAGAAAAAGAAGAAATGCTCGCTGAAATCCAAAAAGAAATCACTCAAGGAGCCGAATAA
- the tsf gene encoding translation elongation factor Ts: MSGISAQLVKKLRDLTDAGMMDCKKALVEVAGDLQKAIDFLREKGLSKAAKKADRIAAEGVVALEVAPDFKSAMMVEINSETDFVAKNEGFKELVKKTLETIKAHNIHTTEELLKSPLDNKPFEEYLHSQIAVIGENILVRKIAHLKAPSSHIINGYAHSNARVGVLIGIKYDNEKNAPKVVELARNIAMHAAAMKPQVLDCKDFSLDFVKKETLALIAEIEKDNEEAKRLGKPLKNIPTFGSRIELSDEVLAHQKKAFENELKEQGKPEKIWDKIVPGKMERFIADNTLIDQRLTLLGQFYVMDDKKTIAQVIADCSKEWDDDLTITEYVRFELGEGIEKKTENFAEEVALQMK; this comes from the coding sequence ATGTCAGGAATTAGCGCTCAATTAGTTAAAAAATTAAGGGACTTAACCGATGCGGGCATGATGGATTGCAAAAAAGCCCTTGTAGAAGTGGCTGGGGATTTGCAAAAGGCCATTGATTTCTTGCGCGAAAAAGGCTTGAGTAAAGCCGCTAAAAAAGCCGATAGGATCGCTGCTGAGGGCGTGGTCGCTTTAGAAGTAGCGCCTGATTTTAAAAGCGCAATGATGGTAGAAATCAATAGCGAAACGGATTTTGTGGCTAAAAATGAGGGCTTTAAGGAATTGGTTAAAAAAACTTTAGAAACGATCAAAGCCCATAATATCCATACCACAGAAGAACTGCTTAAAAGCCCGTTAGACAACAAGCCTTTTGAAGAATATTTGCACTCTCAAATCGCTGTGATTGGTGAAAACATTTTAGTGAGAAAAATCGCTCATTTAAAAGCCCCCAGCTCTCATATCATCAATGGTTATGCGCATTCTAACGCCAGAGTGGGCGTGTTAATCGGTATAAAATACGATAATGAGAAAAACGCTCCAAAAGTGGTGGAATTAGCCCGAAACATCGCTATGCATGCCGCAGCGATGAAACCTCAAGTGCTAGATTGCAAAGACTTTAGCCTTGATTTTGTCAAAAAAGAAACTTTAGCCTTGATCGCTGAAATTGAAAAAGACAATGAAGAGGCTAAACGCTTGGGCAAACCTTTGAAAAACATCCCCACTTTTGGGAGCCGCATTGAATTGAGCGATGAAGTTTTAGCCCATCAAAAAAAGGCTTTTGAAAATGAATTAAAAGAGCAGGGCAAGCCTGAAAAAATCTGGGATAAAATCGTTCCTGGAAAAATGGAAAGGTTTATCGCTGATAACACCCTTATTGATCAACGCCTAACCCTTTTAGGGCAATTCTATGTCATGGACGATAAAAAAACTATCGCTCAAGTCATCGCTGATTGTTCCAAAGAGTGGGATGATGATTTAACAATCACTGAGTATGTGCGTTTTGAATTGGGCGAAGGCATTGAGAAAAAGACAGAGAATTTCGCTGAAGAAGTGGCTTTGCAAATGAAGTGA
- the fliE gene encoding flagellar hook-basal body complex protein FliE has translation MQAIHNDKSLLSPFSELNTDNRTKREESGSTFKEQKGGEFSKLLKQSINELNNTQEQSDKALADMATGQIKDLHQAAIAIGKAETSMKLMLEVRNKAISAYKELLRTQI, from the coding sequence ATGCAAGCCATACACAATGATAAAAGCTTATTGAGTCCTTTCTCTGAGCTTAACACGGACAACAGGACTAAAAGAGAAGAATCAGGTAGCACCTTTAAAGAACAAAAAGGTGGGGAGTTTTCTAAACTCTTGAAACAATCTATCAATGAGCTTAACAACACTCAAGAGCAATCTGATAAAGCTTTAGCCGACATGGCGACAGGGCAAATCAAAGACTTGCACCAAGCGGCTATCGCCATAGGGAAGGCTGAAACGAGCATGAAACTCATGCTTGAAGTGCGCAACAAAGCGATTAGCGCTTATAAAGAGCTTTTAAGAACGCAGATCTAG
- a CDS encoding peptidoglycan D,D-transpeptidase FtsI family protein, with product MDNKNIDPNFNPEQFLETQKYKGMVTALIFLLLFFIFLMVAFKKAFFAQANMPTLVMSKQDTATRGTIYSQDNYSLAASQTLFKLGFDTRFLNPDKEDFFIDFLSIYSNIPKKSLKDAINTKGYIILAYDLTPNMAANIRDLNKKFLTFGVFQNFKDAHDKVWQKQGLNIEVSGVSRHYPYQNSLEPIIGYVQKQEEDKLTLTTGKKGVEKSQDHLLKAQQNGIRTGKRDVSFNFIQNHSYTEVERLDGYEVYLSVPLKLQREIETLLDKTKDKLKAKEILVGIINPKSGEILSLASSKRFNPNAIKTSDYESLNLSVAEKVFEPGSTIKPIVYSLLLDKNLINPKERIDLNHGYYQLGKYTIKDDFIPSKKAVVEDILIQSSNVGMIKISKNLNPEDFYNGLLGYGFSQKTGIDLSLEATGKIPPLSAFKREVLKGSVSYGYGLNATFLQLLRAYAVFSNEGKLTTPYLVQRETAPNGDIYIPSPKPTFQVISPKSARKMKETLIKVVRYGTGKNAQFEGLYIGGKTGTARVAKNGSYSVQSYNSSFFGFAEDERQVFTIGVVILGSHGKEEYYASKIAAPIFKEITEILVRYNYLSPSIAIQNALEKNRFKIK from the coding sequence ATGGATAATAAAAACATTGATCCCAACTTCAATCCAGAGCAATTTTTAGAAACCCAAAAATACAAGGGCATGGTTACGGCCTTAATCTTTTTATTGCTTTTTTTTATTTTTTTAATGGTGGCTTTTAAAAAAGCTTTTTTTGCCCAAGCCAACATGCCCACTCTAGTGATGAGCAAACAAGACACTGCGACTAGGGGGACTATCTATAGTCAAGACAACTACAGCCTGGCCGCTTCGCAAACCCTTTTCAAACTGGGCTTTGACACGAGGTTTTTAAACCCGGATAAAGAAGATTTTTTCATTGATTTCCTCTCTATTTATAGCAATATCCCTAAAAAGTCCTTAAAAGACGCCATCAATACGAAAGGTTATATTATTCTAGCCTATGATCTCACGCCCAATATGGCCGCTAATATTAGGGACTTGAATAAGAAATTTTTAACCTTTGGGGTTTTTCAAAATTTCAAAGACGCGCACGATAAAGTGTGGCAAAAACAAGGGCTAAACATTGAAGTGAGCGGCGTTTCTAGGCATTACCCTTATCAAAATAGCCTAGAGCCAATCATTGGTTATGTGCAAAAACAAGAAGAAGACAAACTCACTTTAACTACCGGTAAAAAAGGCGTTGAAAAATCTCAAGATCACTTGCTTAAAGCCCAACAAAATGGCATAAGAACAGGCAAAAGAGATGTGAGTTTTAACTTTATCCAAAACCACTCTTACACAGAGGTTGAAAGGCTTGATGGCTATGAGGTGTATTTGAGCGTTCCTTTAAAACTCCAAAGAGAAATTGAAACCCTATTAGATAAAACTAAAGACAAACTCAAGGCTAAAGAAATCCTAGTGGGTATCATTAACCCTAAAAGTGGGGAAATCTTATCGCTAGCTTCAAGCAAGCGCTTCAATCCTAACGCCATTAAAACCAGCGATTATGAAAGCTTGAATTTGAGCGTTGCCGAAAAGGTTTTTGAGCCAGGCAGCACGATCAAACCCATTGTTTATTCCTTGCTGTTAGACAAGAATTTAATCAACCCTAAAGAACGCATTGATTTAAACCATGGCTATTACCAATTAGGAAAATACACCATTAAAGACGACTTTATCCCCAGTAAAAAAGCCGTTGTGGAAGACATTTTGATCCAATCTAGCAATGTGGGCATGATAAAAATCAGTAAAAACTTAAACCCAGAGGATTTCTATAACGGGCTTTTAGGCTATGGATTTTCTCAAAAAACGGGCATTGACTTATCCTTAGAAGCCACAGGAAAGATCCCTCCTTTGTCCGCTTTCAAGCGTGAAGTGTTAAAGGGGAGCGTCTCTTATGGCTATGGGTTGAACGCGACTTTTTTGCAGCTTTTAAGGGCTTATGCGGTGTTTTCTAATGAAGGCAAATTGACTACCCCTTATTTAGTGCAACGAGAAACCGCCCCTAATGGCGATATTTACATCCCTAGCCCCAAACCCACTTTTCAAGTCATTAGCCCCAAAAGCGCTAGGAAAATGAAAGAAACCTTAATCAAAGTGGTTCGTTATGGCACAGGCAAAAACGCTCAATTTGAAGGGCTATACATAGGGGGCAAAACGGGCACGGCTAGGGTTGCTAAAAACGGGAGTTATAGCGTGCAGTCCTACAACAGCTCTTTTTTTGGGTTCGCTGAAGATGAAAGGCAGGTTTTTACCATCGGCGTGGTTATCTTAGGTTCGCATGGCAAGGAAGAATATTACGCCAGCAAGATTGCAGCCCCTATTTTTAAAGAAATCACCGAAATTTTAGTGCGTTACAATTATCTATCGCCCTCTATTGCGATTCAAAATGCGTTGGAGAAAAACCGCTTTAAAATAAAATAA